Part of the Candidatus Zixiibacteriota bacterium genome, GGGACCAACATACACACTGGTCGATATTCCGGGGACATATTCACTCGCCGCGAATTCCCCCGATGAGTATATCGCCGCAGGCGCGCTCTTTGGAAGTATCGGCGAGGCCACCCAGCCGGATGTCATAATCTCAGTCATAGATTCAACAAATATCGAGCGCGGACTCTATCTGCTCTTCCAAGCCTCGCAAATCGGCTGTCCTATAGTCGTCGCGCTTATCATGGTTGATATAGCCAAACGCGAAGGTATAGAGTGCAACTATGAGAAACTCTCTCAGCTTCTTGGTGGAATCCCCGTCATCCCCGTGGTGGCAACTCGAGGAACGGGAGTGCCGCAACTAAAACTTGCGGTTGCACAGGCATTGAAACGCGGAACAGTTCCAGTGTTGAAGGCGTACGACCCGAGTGTCGAGCGAGTCTGCGCTGATTTGATGCATGCAACTCAAAATGGTTTTCGAACTAAAGCCGAATATTTTCGTATTCTTTTCGACGACCACGGGCCAGCTTCGAAAACTTTCTTAATCGCAAGCGGCGAGCATGGACGTATTGTGCTCGAGAAGGGAAGAGCCACACTTGCCGACAAGTTCGGTTCGCTCGCTTTGGCAGAAACTCGAGGACTGACCGAGCGCGCGGCTTTAGTCGCTTCACAAGTTATCGACCGCCAGCATGTAGAGAAAACTTCGTCTTCCGAGAAAATTGACCGCGTTTTGCTCCATCCCATTTTTGGCCCTCTGTTTTTGTTTGCCCTTATGACGCTCATGTTCCAGTCTATATTCACCTGGGCCGAACCGCTCATGAGCGGTATAGATTCGCTCTTTGGCTCATTGTCGGGATATACAGAATCTTTCATGACCGAAGGGCCATTGCGTTCACTCATCACCGATGGCCTTATCGGCGGTGTCGGCTCGGTCTTAATCTTCCTTCCCCAAATTGTTATTTTGTTTCTATTTATCTCGATACTGGAAGACTCCGGCTATATGCCCCGGGCGGCTTTGCTGGTAGACCGAATGTTCGGTTGGTGCGGCCTGTCCGGCAAATCGTTTATCCCCATGCTTTCATCATTTGCCTGCGCCATACCGGGGATAATGGCGACGAGAACAATCGAGGACAAACATATCCGCTTTCTTACAATAATGGTTGCACCGCTTATGAGTTGCTCAGCGAGACTCCCGGTGTACACAATTATGATCGCGGCCTTTATTCCGCAAAAAACATACTGGGGAGTGTTCAATTCCCAAGGTATGATATTGCTGACTTTGTATCTGCTCGGTTTGGTGGTCGCTGTCCTCATTGCTTTTGTGGTCAAAAAATTCATGTACAAACCGCAACGCGGGTCGTTCATGATGGAAATGCCGTCATATAAATGGCCGCGACCGTCATCAATTGGTCTTCGGGTCATGACCCGCGCTCAGGCATTTCTTACCCGGGCCGGAACGATTATTCTGGCAATCACCATTCTCATCTGGGCGCTCAGCTACTATCCGCATTCGGAAACGATAGGGGAGAGCTTCGATCAAAAACGAATCGAAACAATCAATACAACATCGACAAAGACAGAATTTCTCCAGAGTGACATAGACCGATTGATCGCGCCAAGTTCGCCGGAGCAGATAGTCATATCGAATAACCTCCAGTTGCGGCTTGCTGAACTAACCGACGCCGAATCGATAGAAGCCCTTCGTACGCAGACCCTTTCGCATGATTCAACCGAGTCCGACACAACTTCACACGATAGCATTTTCTATCTTGCGTCCGAAAAACGCCTTCTTGAGGTTACTCAACAGACCAAGATTGCCGAGCTAAATCAGGAAGAAGCCGGCGCGTATTTGCGCGATTCATATTTTGGCCGAGCCGGAAAAGCTATCGAGCCTTTCTTTGAACCGCTCGGCTGGGACTGGCGGATAACCATGGCAGCGCTTGCCTCGTTTCCGGCACGCGAAGTTATTATTGCCACACTCGGCGCTATTTACAATCTCGGCTCTGATGTCGACGAAGGCTCGGCTTCGCTGACCGATAAGCTCAGACAAGCGCGATGGGCTGATGGCGACAAAGCTGGTCAGACGGTATTTTCGCCCGCGGTGGCCTTGTCGGTAATGGTTTTCTTTGCGCTCTGCTGTCAGTGCGGAGCGACAATTGTTACAATCAAGCAGGAAACTGGAAAATGGAAATATGCCGTTATCGCCTTTACCTATATGACAGTATTGGCCTACTTTGGAGCAATGGCAGTCTATCAATTTACACATTGGGTGGTCTCCTAAATGAATGAACTTCTGCAACAGTTCCTTATAGCGCCGATTGTTGTCGGCGCAATTGCGTACCTGACTCGCTATGCTATCCATTCCAAATCGCAAAACGGCTGTCCGGGATGCAAAGCTCATGAGATGATTGCTTCGGCTAAGCGTAAAAAGATTCCGCGGTAACATATTGATTACTGTGGTTGAACTAACGCTCGACAAACATCCCTCACAATCAATTACAAATTCTTATCTATATCGCCTCGATGCACGGGCGAAAATTATTCTCGTGCTCGTTGCCATGATTTTTGGCTTTCTCTCACATTCGTTCATTTTCCAATCAATTATTATTGTCGCATGTTTTGTTTCCCTCATTGCATCGGGTCAGAACTTTAGTTCAATTAAGCGGGCATTATCGGTTATCATTGTTATCGTGCCTCTGACATTCATCTATCATCTGTTGTTCTCCGGTAATACATCAGGCGAGCGCCTAACGGTTTTCGGCATAGAACTTTCGAAAGAGAGCCTTGTCCTGGCCTCGTTTTACACTGTGCGTCTGATTCAATTTATTACCCTTACCCTTTTTCTGCTTTCGACAAGTTCGCCGGTTGATCTGACCGAGGGGGTTGTGAAGTTCCTTCGGCCATTGCAGAGGCTTGGCGTTCCGATAAATGATTTTGGCCTCATTCTCTATATTTCACTTCGTTTCATACCGATAATGCACGAGGAGTTTCAGACAATCCGCAACGCGCAAATGCTTCGCGGGGTTATCTTTACCGGCTCACTGTTTCATCGCATTGGAATGACCTCGCACTTGCTTCTGCCAGTCTTGATGACAGCCGTTGACCGGGCCGACGCCTTGGCCGATGCTCTTTATGCGAGAGGCTACCGGAGCGACAAACCACGGACACTGTACACATATTCCCGTTTCGGAAAGCAGGAAAGTGCCCTCACAATAGCCGGTGTGGTCGGAATCACTGTCTTTTATATGGTGATTTTGCTGTGAGCCAGGACCGAAATATAAAGATTGTGGTCGAATACAAGGGGACACGATACGCTGGGTGGCAGATGCAGGAAAATGCCACAACGATACAAGAGCTTATCACCGAAGCCCTCAAACGTGTGACTGGAAAAGAGATAACGCTGCATGGCGCCGGTCGTACCGATGCCGGTGTCCATGCTCTAGGACAAGTCGCAAATTTTCATATCGAGCACGAGTTGGAGCCAAGCCGGTACGCCGACGCTGTGAACTACTATTTGCCGGATGATATTCGGATAAAGTCATCGATTGAAACCGACCTGTCGTTTCATTCCCGCTTTTCTGCCAAGTTTAGGCGCTACCGTTATCTGCTATCACCCGAACGGTCGGCGCTTTATCATGAACTCCGCTACGAACTGCCCCGGCAGTTCGATTATAATCTTTTGCAGTCATCTGCCCGTTTGGTGCGTGGCGAACATGACTTCAGTCCCTTTTGTGTGACTGCTTCAAGGAAAGAAAGCAATGTCTGTCAGGTCGAATTCTCGCGCTGGTACATGTTCGGAAGCCTTTACATATACGAAATTAGAGGGAATCGCTTCCTTCATAGCATGGTTCGTTCTTTGGTCGGAAGCATGATCAACCTTTCGATGGGTTCACAGGATAACAATCTGCATAACTTGACTTTAGGGAAGTTTGAGAATATCTTGACCGGCTCGACAGGAGAGCGAGCGGTTTTTACCGCTCCGGCTGAGGGTCTCTATTTGGTTTCGGTCGGCTATTAGAAGGAGAGTGAGACGGATGAGAACGATACGATGAAGTTTTTTATAGATACCGCAAGTCTCGATGAAATCCGCAAAGCCGAAGCAATGGGTATGCTTGATGGAGTAACCACCAATCCATCGCTGGTGGTCAAAGAAAGTGCGCCATACCGTGAGATTCTGGCTGAGATATGCAGGATTGTTCCGGGGCCAGTTTCTGCCGAAGTCATTTCCATCGACTTTGCCGGAATGATGCGCGAGGCCGACGAGCTTATAAAAATAGCGGACAATATTGTTGTGAAAATCCCGACCATTCCTGAAGGACTAAAAGCAATAAAAGCCCTCACTGAACGTGAAATCATGACCAACGCCACACTCGTTTTTTCGCCGATTCAGGCCCTTATGGTCGCCAAAGCGGGGGCAACTTTTGTCTCTCCCTTTGTTGGCCGCCTTGATGACATTGCCGCCGATGGAATGGATTTGATTGGACAGATCGTGACTATTTATAACAATTACGGTTTCGAAACCGAAGTCCTCGTGGCCTCCGTGCGACATCCAATACACATTGTCCAGTCGGCACTCATCGGAGCGGATATTGTTACGATGCCTTTTTCTGTCATGTCGAAACTTATGGATCATCCCCTCACCACAAGCGGACTTGAAAAGTTCATCTCTGATCATAAGAAGGCGACAGCAAAAGCATGATTGAGCGTTACACGCTCCCCGAAATGGGACAGGTTTGGAGCGATCAGGCAAAATATCAGACATGGCTTGAGGTTGAAATCGAAGCCGCGCGGGCAATGGCGCACTATGGCATCATTCCGCAAAAAGCGTTTGCCGTCATAAGTAAGAAAGCCAGATTCAATGTCGCCCGAATAAACAAGATCGAAAAAGAAGTTAATCACGATGTAATAGCATTTCTCACCTCGGTCTCTGAATCGATTGGTGAAAACGCAAAGTATGTCCATTTCGGACTGACATCATCGGATGTGGTCGATACCGGGCTCTCGCTTCAACTAAAACGAGCGGCGGAAATTATATCTGATAAAATAGACAAGGCGATAGCGGAGACAAAACGACTTGCGCTGAAATACAAGATGACTCTCTGCATTGGCCGGACTCATGGTATCATTG contains:
- the feoB gene encoding ferrous iron transport protein B encodes the protein MPTLATQKSSKNVTNPQTVTVAICGNPNCGKSTLFNAMTGLRQRVANYPGVTVEKISGRFHVEGDSGPTYTLVDIPGTYSLAANSPDEYIAAGALFGSIGEATQPDVIISVIDSTNIERGLYLLFQASQIGCPIVVALIMVDIAKREGIECNYEKLSQLLGGIPVIPVVATRGTGVPQLKLAVAQALKRGTVPVLKAYDPSVERVCADLMHATQNGFRTKAEYFRILFDDHGPASKTFLIASGEHGRIVLEKGRATLADKFGSLALAETRGLTERAALVASQVIDRQHVEKTSSSEKIDRVLLHPIFGPLFLFALMTLMFQSIFTWAEPLMSGIDSLFGSLSGYTESFMTEGPLRSLITDGLIGGVGSVLIFLPQIVILFLFISILEDSGYMPRAALLVDRMFGWCGLSGKSFIPMLSSFACAIPGIMATRTIEDKHIRFLTIMVAPLMSCSARLPVYTIMIAAFIPQKTYWGVFNSQGMILLTLYLLGLVVAVLIAFVVKKFMYKPQRGSFMMEMPSYKWPRPSSIGLRVMTRAQAFLTRAGTIILAITILIWALSYYPHSETIGESFDQKRIETINTTSTKTEFLQSDIDRLIAPSSPEQIVISNNLQLRLAELTDAESIEALRTQTLSHDSTESDTTSHDSIFYLASEKRLLEVTQQTKIAELNQEEAGAYLRDSYFGRAGKAIEPFFEPLGWDWRITMAALASFPAREVIIATLGAIYNLGSDVDEGSASLTDKLRQARWADGDKAGQTVFSPAVALSVMVFFALCCQCGATIVTIKQETGKWKYAVIAFTYMTVLAYFGAMAVYQFTHWVVS
- a CDS encoding energy-coupling factor transporter transmembrane component T, with translation MVELTLDKHPSQSITNSYLYRLDARAKIILVLVAMIFGFLSHSFIFQSIIIVACFVSLIASGQNFSSIKRALSVIIVIVPLTFIYHLLFSGNTSGERLTVFGIELSKESLVLASFYTVRLIQFITLTLFLLSTSSPVDLTEGVVKFLRPLQRLGVPINDFGLILYISLRFIPIMHEEFQTIRNAQMLRGVIFTGSLFHRIGMTSHLLLPVLMTAVDRADALADALYARGYRSDKPRTLYTYSRFGKQESALTIAGVVGITVFYMVILL
- the truA gene encoding tRNA pseudouridine(38-40) synthase TruA, yielding MSQDRNIKIVVEYKGTRYAGWQMQENATTIQELITEALKRVTGKEITLHGAGRTDAGVHALGQVANFHIEHELEPSRYADAVNYYLPDDIRIKSSIETDLSFHSRFSAKFRRYRYLLSPERSALYHELRYELPRQFDYNLLQSSARLVRGEHDFSPFCVTASRKESNVCQVEFSRWYMFGSLYIYEIRGNRFLHSMVRSLVGSMINLSMGSQDNNLHNLTLGKFENILTGSTGERAVFTAPAEGLYLVSVGY
- the fsa gene encoding fructose-6-phosphate aldolase, with translation MKFFIDTASLDEIRKAEAMGMLDGVTTNPSLVVKESAPYREILAEICRIVPGPVSAEVISIDFAGMMREADELIKIADNIVVKIPTIPEGLKAIKALTEREIMTNATLVFSPIQALMVAKAGATFVSPFVGRLDDIAADGMDLIGQIVTIYNNYGFETEVLVASVRHPIHIVQSALIGADIVTMPFSVMSKLMDHPLTTSGLEKFISDHKKATAKA